The following are encoded in a window of Impatiens glandulifera chromosome 5, dImpGla2.1, whole genome shotgun sequence genomic DNA:
- the LOC124938379 gene encoding protein DOWNY MILDEW RESISTANCE 6-like, producing the protein MESVPESYIQPIEKRPNTIISPLCDSIPIIDLHSLPSNRSNLIDQIIKASQDYGFFHLINHGISSELMKDMPSLAEEFFALPPEDKTRFYSSDDPNQTCILKQSVDYAKEKVHFWRENFRHSCYPLQNYIEDWPTNPPRYKEVVGNYAVQVRETSILILDLICEGLGLENNGYLKEGFSQQQLITLNHYPKCPDPTLVLGLPKHCDPHVITLLNQGDVPGLEVYKDQEWFSVKPIPNAFVVNIGYTLEIISNGKLKSGVHRVVTNPDKARTTIVNFILPSTDSHIEPAKELVERSKSPPAFKGVILRDFFTTYAIDLHEGTDPLQRYIFGSP; encoded by the exons ATGGAGAGCGTGCCAGAATCATATATTCAGCCAATAGAAAAAAGACCAAATACCATAATCTCCCCACTCTGCGATTCCATTCCAATCATCGATCTCCATTCCCTCCCTTCAAACAGATCAAATCTCATCGATCAAATCATAAAAGCTTCCCAAGACTACGGATTCTTCCACTTAATAAACCATGGAATCTCCAGTGAGTTAATGAAAGACATGCCGTCGCTGGCAGAAGAGTTCTTTGCACTTCCACCGGAGGACAAAACAAGATTCTACTCCTCTGATGATCCTAACCAAACTTGTATACTGAAACAAAGCGTGGATTATGCTAAAGAAAAGGTTCATTTCTGGCGAGAGAATTTCCGACACTCATGTTATCCACTTCAGAATTACATCGAAGATTGGCCGACGAATCCACCCAGATACAAGGAAGTGGTTGGGAATTACGCTGTTCAAGTAAGGGAAACCAGCATTTTGATTCTTGATTTGATTTGCGAAGGATTGGGTTTGGAGAATAATGGTTATTTGAAGGAAGGGTTTAGTCAACAACAGCTTATAACGTTAAATCATTACCCAAAATGCCCAGATCCAACGTTGGTGTTGGGATTGCCTAAGCATTGTGACCCACATGTCATCACTTTACTTAACCAAGGAGATGTTCCTGGCCTTGAGGTTTATAAAGATCAAGAATGGTTTTCTGTGAAGCCAATCCCTAATGCATTTGTTGTTAACATTGGTTACACTTTGGAG ATCATCAGCAATGGGAAGTTGAAGAGTGGGGTTCATAGAGTGGTGACGAATCCGGACAAGGCTAGAACAACAATTGTGAACTTCATTTTACCTTCAACTGATTCCCATATTGAGCCGGCGAAAGAGCTGGTCGAACGCAGCAAGAGTCCACCGGCGTTCAAAGGTGTCATCCTTAGGGATTTCTTTACTACCTATGCAATTGATCTTCACGAGGGCACTGACCCATTGCAGCGTTACATCTTCGGATCACCCTAA